A section of the Humulus lupulus chromosome 2, drHumLupu1.1, whole genome shotgun sequence genome encodes:
- the LOC133814682 gene encoding probable LRR receptor-like serine/threonine-protein kinase RFK1, whose product MESNLFSGTIPSEIGKLVNLEYLTLAANNFTGEFPDLTSLTKLKELRISSNYFTGRMPEFGNLKQLQKLEVEASGFDGPIPSSISILNKLVELRITDLNGEMSSDFPNLMNMTNIQRLVLRSCNLRRNIPKYIRNLNILEILDLSFNKLEGELPNFVNIRKLRKLRTRVDIDGSCIGFRGPRGPIFGTFVYEEEKKIRFYCSKNKRLISKLEWWFEKKLQVKQESERELAFEFKCKGRLAGSISN is encoded by the exons ATGGAGAGCAACTTGTTTTCTGGAACTATTCCCTCTGAGATTGGGAAATTGGTCAACTTGGAATATTT GACTCTTGCTGCAAACAATTTCACTGGAGAGTTCCCTGATCTCACTAGTCTCACCAAGTTAAAAGAACT AAGGATCAGTAGTAACTACTTCACAGGAAGGATGCCTGAGTTTGGCAATTTGAAACAGCTTCAGAAGTT AGAGGTGGAAGCAAGTGGTTTCGATGGGCCAATTCCTTCTAGTATATCCATCTTGAACAAGCTAGTAGAATT AAGGATTACTGACTTAAATGGGGAGATGAGCTCAGATTTTCCGAACTTGATGAACATGACAAACATACAAAGATT GGTGCTGAGGAGCTGTAATTTAAGAAGAAATATTCCGAAATATATTCGAAATTTGAACATTCTAGAAATCTT AGATCTCAGCTTCAATAAGCTAGAAGGGGAACTTccaaattttgtaaatataagaAAACTGAGGAAACT AAGAACAAGGGTGGACATAGATGGATCCTGTATTGGTTTTAGAGGACCAAGGGGGCCAATTTTCGGCACCTTTGTTTATGAGGAGGAG AAGAAAATTCGTTTCTATTGCAGCAAAAATAAAAGGCTTATCAGCAAACTAGAATGGTGGTTTGAGAAGAAGTTACAAGTAAAACAAGAGAGTGAAAGAG AATTAGCTTTTGAATTCAAGTGCAAAGGAAGACTTGCTGGTTCCATCTCTAATTGA